The following coding sequences lie in one Spinacia oleracea cultivar Varoflay chromosome 1, BTI_SOV_V1, whole genome shotgun sequence genomic window:
- the LOC110793346 gene encoding protein NRT1/ PTR FAMILY 5.1 translates to MDLETNTKGYTNDGTMDLRGRPVIASKTGKWKACAFLLAYEACERMAFYGIASNLVVYLTTQLHEDTVSSVRNVNNWNGVVWMTPIIGAYIADAYLGRYWTFTISSLIYVMGMILLTIVVSLKSLKPTCTNGTCNNNSSSHQIVLFYTSLYIIAIGAGGTKPNISTLGADQFDDFDSDEKELKASFFNWWMFCAFLGGLFATVGLVYIQENSGWGLGYGIPTIALILSLIVFYLGTPKYRHKPRNTKSPTSDIGKVLITSMANWKLKVPTESKQFQEVQPQYYITTGKTPENRTSIFRFLDKATIKQGSSRLPCTEAQVEKTKQVCGMIMIWLVLLIPSTIWAQINTLFVKQGTTLDRRIGTHFKVPAASLTSFVTLTMLLIVPIYDRYFVPLMRAKTGNPRGITILQRLGVGCIIQIAAIAFAYVVEMQRMHVIKVDHVTGKNAMVPMSIFWLLPQYALIGLADVFNSIGLLEFFYDQSPDDMQSLGTTFFTSAIGVGNFMNSLLITLIDKGTGKNGGKSWIGNNLNDCHLDYYYLFLFGLAVLNMGAFLLASCVYVYKREAKMVQEDGNYAQLEGKIVVDA, encoded by the exons ATGGATTTGGAAACCAACACTAAGGGCTACACCAATGATGGTACGATGGATCTCCGCGGCCGCCCGGTGATTGCTTCTAAGACAGGCAAATGGAAGGCTTGTGCTTTTCTTCTTG CTTATGAAGCATGTGAGAGAATGGCCTTTTATGGCATAGCATCAAACTTGGTTGTTTATTTGACAACTCAACTCCATGAAGACACCGTTTCGTCGGTTAGGAATGTGAATAACTGGAATGGAGTGGTATGGATGACACCGATCATCGGTGCTTACATCGCCGATGCTTATCTTGGTCGATATTGGACTTTCACCATCTCTTCTCTCATCTATGTCATG GGCATGATATTGTTGACTATAGTTGTTTCTCTCAAGTCCCTCAAACCAACATGCACAAATGGAACATGCAACAACAATAGTTCATCACACCAAATAGTGTTGTTCTATACTTCCCTCTACATCATTGCCATAGGAGCCGGAGGCACGAAACCTAATATTTCAACCTTGGGGGCGGACCAATTCGACGATTTTGATTCCGATGAGAAAGAACTCAAAGCCTCCTTCTTCAATTGGTGGATGTTTTGTGCCTTCTTAGGTGGTCTATTTGCCACTGTAGGACTTGTCTATATCCAAGAAAACTCTGGATGGGGTTTAGGGTATGGTATCCCTACCATTGCCCTTATCCTATCTTTGATTGTCTTTTATTTAGGGACTCCTAAATATCGACACAAACCTAGAAACACAAAAAGTCCTACATCAGATATTGGTAAGGTTTTAATCACTTCAATGGCTAATTGGAAACTGAAAGTTCCTACTGAATCTAAGCAATTTCAAGAGGTTCAACCACAATATTATATCACTACTGGAAAAACACCGGAAAATAGAACTTCGATTTTCAG GTTTTTGGACAAGGCAACCATAAAACAAGGAAGTTCAAGGCTACCATGCACAGAAGCACAAGTTGAGAAAACAAAGCAAGTATGTGGAATGATAATGATATGGCTAGTACTTCTAATACCTAGCACAATATGGGCACAAATAAACACCCTCTTTGTCAAACAAGGAACTACCTTAGACCGTCGTATAGGTACTCATTTCAAAGTCCCAGCAGCCTCTCTAACAAGTTTCGTTACCCTAACAATGCTCCTCATTGTACCTATTTACGACCGTTACTTTGTCCCCTTAATGAGGGCGAAAACCGGGAACCCTAGAGGGATCACCATCCTTCAAAGACTCGGCGTTGgttgtataatccaaattgcggcCATAGCATTCGCTTATGTGGTGGAGATGCAAAGGATGCATGTGATTAAGGTAGACCATGTCACAGGTAAAAATGCCATGGTTCCTATGAGCATTTTTTGGTTATTGCCTCAATATGCATTAATTGGTTTGGCAGATGTTTTCAACTCTATTGGTTTGTTAGAGTTCTTCTATGATCAATCCCCGGATGACATGCAAAGCTTAGGGACGACGTTTTTTACGAGCGCGATCGGAGTTGGGAATTTCATGAATAGTTTACTTATTACTTTGATAGATAAAGGGACAGGTAAAAATGGTGGCAAGAGTTGGATAGGGAACAATTTGAATGATTGTCACTTGGATTACTACTACTTGTTTTTGTTTGGGTTGGCTGTTTTGAATATGGGGGCGTTTTTGTTGGCGTCTTGTGTTTATGTTTACAAAAGGGAGGCTAAAATGGTGCAAGAGGATGGCAACTATGCTCAATTAGAAGGGAAGATTGTGGTAGATGCATGA